CGTGACCATCTCGCCGAGGTTCATCATCACCGCGACGAGCGACGCCGGGTTGGCGTTGATCTTCTCGGCGAAGTCGGTCAGCGAGGCACCGCGGGACAGGCGGACGGCCTGTCCGTTGCCGCGGGGCAGCATGACGCCGCCCACCGACGGGGCCTGCATGGCCTCGTACTCCTGGCGCCTCTGCCGCTTCGACTTGCGTCCACGGCGCGCGGGGCCGCCGGGACGGCCGAACGCGCCCTGTGTGCCGCCACGGGCACCGGGGCCGCCGGGACGTCCGCCGAAGCCGGGACGGCCGCCGAAGCCGCCGCCACCGCCGGGACGGCCCGCGCCGCCACCGCCGCCGGGACCACCGGGACGGCCGGCGAAGCCGCCGCCACCGCCGCCACCGAGGCGGCCGCCGAAGCCGCCGCCGCCGGGACGACCGCCGCCGGCACCGCCGGGACGACCGCCGCCCGCACCGGGGCCACGGCCGCCGGGGCCCGGACGCGGACCCGCGGCGGGACGCTGCGGCATCATGCCCGGGTTCGGACGGTTACCCGCGGGGCCGCCGCCGGGGCGGGGAGCCTGCGGACGGGGCATGCCGCCCGGGGTCGGACGGGCGCCGCCCTGGCCCTGAGGCCGCGGGGCTCCGCCCGGACCGCCCTGCGGACGCGGGGCGCCGGGGCGCTCCTGACCGCCGCCGGGGCGCGGGGCACCGCCGGGACGGGGCGCCTGGGGGCGCGCCATGCCGGTGGAACCGCCGGAGGTGAAGGGGTTGTTGCCCGGACGGGGACCCGCCGGACGCGCGCCGGGGCGCGGAGCGCCCTGGCCCTGGGGACGTGCCGGACGGTCGCCGCCACGCTGGCCGCCGTCACGCTGGCCGCCGGCCGGCGCGGGACGGGCCGGGCGGGGGCCCGGGGTCGCGCCGGTGGGACGCGGGGCGGAGCCGGCGGGACGCGGGGCGGCGGGCCGCTCCTGCGCGGGGGCCGGAGCCGGAGCCGGAGCCGAGAACTCGGCGGCGGGCACCGGGTTGACCGGGCGGGGTGCGGGCCGGGGGCCCGGACGGGGACCCGCGGGCGGTGCCGCGGGGGTGCTGCTCGCCGGGGCCTGCGGGGCCGGCTTGGGAGCCGGCGCGCCGGGCTTCGGGGCAGCGGGACGTGCCGCCGCGGCCGGGGAGGGCGCGGCGGGCTTCGCGGGGGCGGCCTTGCGGGGCGCCCCGGGCTTCGCAGCGGACTTGCCGGCGTTGCCGCCGGGCCCCTGCAGTGCGTCAGTCAACTTGCGTACAACCGGCGCCTCGATCGTCGAGGACGCCGAACGGACGAATTCACCGAGTTCTTGGAGCTTGGCCATGACGACCTTGCTCTCGACGCCGAACTCCTTGGCGAGTTCGTATACCCGGACCTTAGCCACTTCGCTCCTTTTAGGTCCGGGTTACCGCCGGACCGTCGCTACTTCATGGGCGTACTCATCGCGTACTCATCGAGTGCTCATCGCAATCTCGACCTACTTCCAACTCGCGAGGTACCTGACCGCACGGGGACCCGTGCCGTTCACTTTTCTTGCGGTGTCACCCGCTCGACGAACCGCCGCAGTGCCGCGGGGTCGAACGGCCCCTTGGCCTTGAAGGCCCGGGGGAACGCCCGGCGGCGGACCGCCAGGTCGAGACAGACAGAGGCGGGGTGCACATATGCACCCCGGCCGGGCAGCGTACCGCGTGGATCGGGAACAACCTCTCCCCCGTCCACCACGGTGCGCAGCAGCTCGCTCTTGGCCGCTCGCTCCCGGCATCCCACACAGGTTCGCTCGGGGCAAGCGCGGGCGTGCGTCCGGCCAGACACGTTTAAGTCTACCTCCCCGTACCGACCTCACCCCTTTGGGGCAAGAATCGAACGGATGTTGTCGTGATCTCAGCGACAGAGCGCCTCGTTCTATTCCTTCGTACCCTCCCCGGCCCGCCGTGCCAACCCGGTTTTCCGGGCCGGCGCCGGGCCGGGCAAGGCCCTAGGACCGGTCGCGGGCGCGCTCGGCGCGCTCGCGGTCGGCGGTCTCCCGCTCCGCGTCGGTCTCGGTGTCCGGCCGGATGTCGATGCGCCAGCCGGTGAGGCGGGCCGCGAGGCGGGCGTTCTGCCCCTCCTTGCCGATCGCCAGGGACAGCTGGTAGTCCGGCACGGTCACCCGTGCGGAACGCGCGCCGAGGTCCACGACCTCCACCTTGCTCACCCGCGCGGGTGACAGCGCGTTGGCGACCATCTCCGCCGGGTCGTCGGACCAGTCCACGATGTCGATCTTCTCGCCGTGCAGCTCGGCCATGACGTTGCGCACCCGGCTGCCCATGGGGCCGATGCAGGCGCCCTTGGGGTTCAGCCCGGTCCGGGTGGAGCGGACCGCGATCTTGGTGCGGTGGCCGGCCTCGCGGGCGATGGCCTCGATGACGACCGAGCCGTCGGCGATCTCCGGGACCTCCAGGGCGAAGAGCTTCTTCACCAGGTTCGGGTGGGTGCGCGAGAGGGTCACGGACGGACCCCGCACGCCCTTGGCCACGCGGACGACGTACGTCCGCAGGCGCAGGCCGTGGGTGTACTCCTCGCCCGGCACCTGCTCCTGCACCGGCAGGATCGCTTCCAGCTTCCCGATGTCGACCAGGACGTTCTTGGGGTCCTTGCCCTGCTGGACGACACCGGTGACGACATCGCCCTCGTGGCCGGCGTACTCGCCGAACGTCCGGTCGTCCTCGGCGTCGCGCAGCCGCTGCAGGATGACCTGCTTGGCGGTGGTCGCGGCGATGCGGCCGAAGCCGGACGGGGTGTCGTCGAACTCCTTGGGCTCCTGGCCCTCCTCGAGGTCGGCCGGGTCCTCCTTCGCCCACACCGTGACGTGCCCGTTGGCGTCCAGCTCGACGCGTGCGCGGCGGTGGCTGCCCTCGGTGCGGTGGTACGCGATGAGGAGGGCCGACTCGATCGCCCCGACGAGCACCTCGAAGGGGATCTCCTTGTCCTGCGCCAAGCCCTTCAGAAGCTTCACATCGATGTCCACGGCTACGCCTCCTCTTCCTTCTTGTCCTTGCGGTTGAATTCGATCTCCACGCGCGCCTTCGCGATCTCGCCGAAGGCGATCCGGCGGGCGGTGGGCTTGCGGCCCTTGACCCCCGGCACCTCCAGGTCGAGGCCCTCGTCGTCCACGCCGAGGATGCGGGCCACCAGCTCGCCGCCGTCGGCCAGGCCCAGCCTGGCCAGCCGGCCGGTGGCGCGTACGTAGTGGCGGTGCTCGGTCAACGGGCGGTCGGCGCCCGGAGAGCTGACCTCCAGGACGTACTCGTCCTCGCCCATCGCGTCGGTGTCGTCGAGGGTCTGGGAGATCACGCGGCTCAGCTCGGCACAGGTGTCGAGTTCCACGCCGTCCTCGGAGTCGACGACGATCCGCAGCACCCGGCGGCGGCCCGCCCGGGACACCTCGATCTCCTCGAGATCCAGCTCCTTGGCGCTGACGAGCGGTTCGAGCAGCCCGCGCAGCCTCTCGCTCTGGGTGGTGCTCATCCGGGTGACTCCTCGGCCGCGTGTGCTGTTGTGGGGATCCTCGCGTGTCAGGTCAAAGGGTATCCGGTCCGCAGGGGTGTTGCCGTCCGCCTCCCGCCCTCGCGCGGGTACGCTCGCCTGCGGTGATCACTTCAGGACAGAAGTTGTCGCAAAGCGGGCCGAAGGAGACAAGTGCGGCGCACGGGGACGACGCGCAGGAGTGCGCTCACAGCATCGGGGGCACTGGCCCTGGGCGCGGTACTGACCGGCTGCGGCGGCGGGGACCCCGACGGCGGCCGGACGGCCCCCGCCGGGGCGCGGGCCGCTTCCGCGCGCGCCGCGCTGCGCGCGTCGGCCGCGCGGAGCAGCCGGGCCCTCGCCGCGCGCTACGCACAGGTCGCGGCGGACCACCCCGCGACCGCGGCCGGTCTCGCCCCGCTCCAGGAGGCCGTACGCGCGCACGCGGCGGCGTTCTCCGCGGACGCGCCGCCTCGGCCGGAGCCCACCGCCCCCTCCCCCGTCCCGTCCGCCGCCCCGGCCGGCGACGCCGGAGCGGCGCTGCGTGAACTGGCGGCCGAGGAACGGCGGGTGGCCGGCGAACGCGCCGAGGCCCTGCTGACGGCCGAGCCCGAACTGGCCAGGCTGCTGGCCTCGGTGGCGGCCGCCGGAGCGGTCCACGCCTATCTGCTGACCGGACTGGCCGAGGAGGCCACGGCATGAACGGGACGACCGGGACGAGAGGGGGCTCCTCGCGGAAGGAGGACTCCGCCGCGCTGGAGGCCGCGCAGGCCGCCCTCGCCGCCGAGCACGCCTCGGTGTACGGGTACGGGGCGCTGGGCGGCCGGCTGGAGGGCCGCCGCCGTGCCGACGCGACCGCGGCCCACGACGCGCACCGGGCCCGGCGGGACGCGCTGGTGCGCACCGTCCGCGACCTGGGCGGTACCCCGGTGGCGGCGCACGCCGCGTACGCTCTGCCGCTCACGGTGGCCGATCCGTCGTCCGCGACGCGGCTCGCCGCCGTGATCGAGGACCGGGTGGCGGGCGCGTACTCCGACCTCGTACGCGCTGCCGAGGGGCCGCTGCGGCGGGAGGCCGCGGCCGCGCTGCGGGAGGCGGCGGTGCGCGCGGCGCGCTGGCGCGGCGCGGGCGTAGCCTTTCCGGGGCTCGCCGAGAAGGCGGCCGCCGGCCCGGCGGACACGACGGCCGAAGCCGGTGCCACGGGCGCTCCGCACTGATACACGCTCTGAAAGGGAACAAGGCACGTATGGGTTTCGAACCGCCCGAGCGGCTGGTGCGGGCGCTCGGCGAGACATACGGGGAGGCGGCGGGCGGCTGGCTGGGCCGGCTCCCCGCCCTGGCCGACGAGGCGCTCTCCGTCCCGGGACACGAGGTGCTTCCCGAGCGGGTGGTCGCTCCCGGCGGGCGCAGCAGTCTGGTGCTCCTGGTGCACCGGCCCGACGGCACGCCCGCGGCGCTGAAGATCGCTCCGCCCGCCGCCGGTCCGGCCCTGGAGCGGGCCGCGCTCGCCCACTGGAACGGCTGGGGCGCGGTGGAGCTGCTGCTCCCCGGCGACCGGGCGGCCCTTCCCGGGGACGCCCTGCTGCTGGAGCGGCTGGGGCACGAGGTCTCCCTGCGCTCGCTGCCGGAGGCCAAGGCGCTGCTGGAGGCCGCGGGCACGGTGCGCCGGCTGTGGGTCGGGCCGCCGCCGGGGCACCCCTTCGAGACCGTGGTGGAACGCACCGGGCGGCAGGCGGAGCCGATGCGGGCGGCCGCCGCGCGGGACGAAGCCCTGGCACCGCTCGTCACCGCGGCGCTGGCGGCACGCGAGGAACTCGTCGCGCAGGAGACCGAGAGCTTTCTGCTGCACGGCAACTTCCGGCAGAGCAAGGTGCTTTCGGGCGGGCGGGCGCCCTGGCTCGCGGTCGGCCCGGAGCCGCTGACCGGTGAGCGCGCCTACGACCTGGCGCGGCTGGTGCGCGACCGGGTCGAGGACCTGATCGCCTCGCCGGGCGGTGCGGTGACCGCGCGTCGGCGCATCCGCAAGCTGGCGGACTCGCTGGAGGTGGACCAGGCCCGGCTGCACGGCTGGACGCTGTTCCGGGCCGTGGAGTCGGGGACCCGTGCGCTCACCGCGGGGCGCCGCAGGGAAGGCGAACTGACGCTGGAGTTCGCCGGCTGGCTGTGAGGGCCACGGCGGCGCGGCGGGGGCGCGTCGCCGGGCACCGCGGGCCGGACGCCACGGACGGAGAGGGGCGCCGCGGGCCGGGCGCCACGGACGGAGAGGGGCGCCGCGGGCCGGGCGCCCCTCTCCGTCCGTGGCGCTGAGCCGGGAGGGCACGGGAAGGAGGCCCCGCGTGGGCCCCCTTCCCGTGTCCGGTGCCGGTGGTCAGGCCAGGTCCGCCGTGAGGCGGGCGACCGCCTCGTCGACGGTGATCTCCTCGCGCTCGCCGGTGCGGCGGTCCTTCAGCTCCACGACGCCCTCGGCGGAGCGGCGGCCGGCGACGAGGATCTTCGGGACGCCGATGAGCTCCGCGTCGGTGAACTTCACGCCGGGCGAGACGCCCGCGCGGTCGTCGACCATGACCCGGACGCCCGCGTCGCCCAGCTTCGCGGCGACGTCCAGGGCGAGTTCGGTCTGGAGCGCCTTGCCCGCGGCGACGACGTGCACGTCGGCCGGGGCGATCTCGCGGGGCCAGCACAGGCCCTTGTCGTCGGCGGTCTGCTCGGCGAGCGCGGCGACGGCGCGGGAGACGCCGATGCCGTAGGAGCCCATGGTGACGCGGACGGGCTTGCCCTGCTGGCCGAGGACGTCGAGGGAGAAGATGTCGGCGTACTTGCGGCCGAGCTGGAAGATGTGGCCGATCTCGATGGCGCGGTCCACCCGGAGGCCGGTGCCGCACTTCGGGCAGGGGTCGTCCGCCTCGACGACGACCACGTCGAGGTACTGGTCGACCTCGAAGTCGCGGCCGGCCACGACGTTCCTGGCGTGGACGCCCTCCTTGTTGGCACCGGTGATCCAGGAGGTGCCGGCGGCGACGCGGGGGTCGGCGATGTAGCGGACCTTCTCCAGGCCCTGCGGGCCGACGTAGCCGCGCACCAGGTCGGGGCGGCCCACGAAGTCCTCGGCGGTGACGAGTTCGACCTCGGCGGGCGCCAGGTGCTCGCCCAGCTTCCCGAGGTCGACCTCGCGGTCGCCGGGCACGCCCACCGCGACGATCTCGCCGTCGACCTTGACCAGGAGGTTCTTCAGGGTCGCGGAGGCCGGGACGCCGAGGAAGTCCGCGAGGGTCTCGATGGTCGGGGTGTCGGGGGTGTCCAGTTCCTCGACGGCGGGGACCGCGGAGGCGTCGGCGGCGGTGGCCACGAAGGTCACCGCTTCGGTGTTGGCCGCGTAGTCGCAGTTCGGGCAGTCCACGAAGGTGTCCTCGCCGGCCGGCGCGGGGGCCAGGAACTCCTCGGACGCCGAGCCGCCCATGGCTCCGGAGACCGCCGAGACGACGCGGTGGTCGAGGCCGAGGCGCTCGAAGATCCTGATGTAGGCGGCGCGGTGCAGCTGGTATGCCTCGGCCAGGCCCTCGTCGGTGGTGTCGAAGGAGTAGGAGTCCTTCATCTGGAACTCGCGGCCGCGCAGCACACCGGCGCGGGGGCGGGCCTCGTCGCGGTACTTGGTCTGGATCTGGTAGAGGATCACGGGCAGGTCCTTGTAGGACGAGCACATGTCCTTGACGACCTGGGTGAAGATCTCCTCGTGGGTCGGGCCGAGGAGGTAGTCGGCGCCCTTGCGGTCCTGGAGGCGGAACAGCAGGTCGCCGTACTCGTCGTACCGGCCGCTCGCCTCGTACGGCTCCTTGGGGAGCAGTGCGGGCAGCAGGACCTCCTGGCCGCCGATGGCGTCCATCTCCTCGCGGACGACGCGGGTGACGTTCTCCAGGACCTTCTTGCCGAGCGGGAGCCAGGTCCAGATGCCGGCGGCGGTGCGGCGTACGTATCCGGCCCGGACGAGGAGCTTGTGGTTGAGCGTCTCGGCGTCGGCCGGGTCGTCACGCAGTGTCTTGATCATCAATCGGGACATGCGCTGGACCTGGGCCATGATGAACTCCTGCTAGGAAGGGTGGTGGCCCCGAGGTTAGCCCTGCGGGCGGCGCGGGCGGAAATCGATTCGTCAGCCCCGGCGCAGCGGGAGCGGCGCGCCCATCACCGCGTACGGCTTCGGGGCGCCCGGGAAGTGCACCGGCCGTGCCAGGTCCTGGTAGCCCAGGGCGCGGTAGAGGCCGCGGGCGGGGCTGTCCGTGTCGATCGCGGAGAGGATCGAACGGGGCAGGGCGACGGTGTCCGTGAGGGCGGTGATCAGCGCGCGGCCGATGCCCCGCTGCTGGAACGCCGGGTGGACGTGGAGCTCCGTGATCACGAAGGACCCGTCGAGCCAGGACTCGGAGCCGGTGGCGCGCAGGTACGGTTCGACGACGGTGGACCACCAGTGGGTACGGCTGTTGGGCAGCCCGTAGACGAAGCCGACGAGCCGTCCGTCGGGGGTGGTGGCGCCGAGCGCCCGTGCTCCGGGGTCCTCCAGGTGCCGCAGGACGATGTGGCGGCGTACGTCGATCTCTTCCCGGGTGAGGCCGAAGGCGAGGGCCTGCACGGCCAGCGCCTCGTCGACGCGGTCGGCGAGGTCGACCGGTCCGACGGCGGCGGAAGGGGCGCCGGGGCCCCACGGGGAGGAGTCGGGGGTAGCTGCTGCCATGCGGGAACCCTACTGTCCGGGCCGTCCGGTCAGAACAGCACGCTCATGAACGCGCCGGTCTCCCGGAAACCGACACGGCTGTAGGACCGGCGCGCCGCGGTGTTGAAGTCGTTCACGTAGAGGCTGACGACGGGCGCCACGTCGGCCAGGGCGTGGCGCAGCACGGCGGCCATGCCGGTCTCGGAGAGTCCGCGCCCCCGGTGTTCGGGTGCGACCCAGACGCCCTGGATCTGGCAGGCCAGCGGGGTCGCGGCGCCGATCTCGGCCTTGAAGACGACCTTGCCGTCCTCTATGCGGGCGAAGGAGCGGCCGGTGGTGATCAGTTCGGCGACCCGGGCCTGGTAGAGGAGGCCGCCGTCACCGGCCAGCGGGGAGATGCCGACCTCCTCGGTGAACATGGAGACGCAGGCCGGCAGGAGGATCTCCATCTCCTCCTTGCGGACCCGGCGTACGAGGGGGTCGGCCTCGACGCCGGCGGAGGGGGAGTCGGCGACCATGAGCGGCTGGTGGGGGCGGACCTCGCGGGCGGGGCCCCAGCTGGGCTCCAGCAGCCGCCACAGCTGGCCGGTGGGGCCGGCCGGTCCGACGATCGACGAGCACCGGCGGCCGGCCCGGCGGGCCCGGTCGGCGAAGGCCCGCACGGCCTCGGGGGTGGCGCAGATGGGGACGAGGTTGGCGCCGGAGTAGCACAGCGAGCGGAGTCTGCCGTCGGTGTACCAGCCCCACATCTCGCCGCCCAGGCGCCAGGGGTCGAGTCCGGCGACCTGGACCCGTGAGGTGACGAAGGCGTTCTCGACGGGCGCGCTCTCCAGGATGGCGAGCGCCGCGGGGAGCTCGCCGGGGTCGAGGACCCGGGTAGTGGTCTGCGTCAACACTGGGGGCCTCACCGTACGGTCTGCTGGTTTCCGCACTGTAACCGACGCGTCTGTGGGGCGCTCCCGCGCGGGGGGCCTCGGATCGCCGCTCCCGCACGGGACGGCCGGGAGCACGGTGGCCGGCCGCGGGGGCGCGGGGCGCGTCACGGCGCCCGGACACGGCTGTGCCCCGCGGGCGGGGGATGGATCCCAGGAGCCTGCGGGGCACAGCCGTGTCCGGATGCCGTCGGACGGAGCCCGGGTCGGATGCCGTCGGGCGGGGGCCCGGAGCCGGGCGGGGCCGGTGCCGGGCCGTCCCGCGGGGCCCGGGAGAGCCCGGCGGGCAAAGCCGGGTCAGCCGGCGACGGCGATCTCGGGTTCGCCGGAGGGGACGCCGTCCTTCTCCATCTGCTCGGCGATCTTCATGGCTTCCTCGATGAGGGTCTCCACGATCTTCGACTCGGGGACGGTCTTGATGACCTCGCCCTTCACGAAGATCTGGCCCTTGCCGTTGCCGGAGGCCACCCCGAGGTCCGCCTCGCGGGCCTCGCCGGGGCCGTTCACGACGCAGCCCATCACGGCGACCCGGAGCGGGACCTCCATGCCCTCCAGACCGGCGCTCACCTGGTCGGCCAGCTTGTAGACGTCGACCTGGGCGCGGCCGCAGGACGGGCAGGAGACGATCTCCAGGCGGCGCTGCTTGAGGTTCAGCGACTCCAGGATCTGGAGGCCGACCTTGACCTCCTCGGCCGGCGGGGCCGACAGCGAGACCCGGATGGTGTCCCCGATGCCCTCGGAGAGCAGGGCGCCGAAGGCCACGGCCGACTTGATCGTGCCCTGGAAGGCGGGGCCCGCCTCCGTGACGCCGAGGTGCAGCGGGTAGTCGCACTGCGCCGCGAGCTGCCGGTAGGCGTTGACCATGACGACCGGGTCGTTGTGCTTCACCGAGATCTTGATGTCCCGGAAGCCGTGCTCCTCGAAGAGGGACGCCTCCCAGAGCGCCGACTCCACGAGCGCCTCGGGCGTCGCCTTGCCGTATTTCCGGAGCAGGCGGGCGTCCAGCGATCCGGCGTTCACCCCGATGCGGATCGGGGTGCCGGCGTCCCCGGCCGCCTTGGCGATCTCCTTGACCTTGTCGTCGAACTGCTTGATGTTGCCCGGGTTCACCCGGACCGCGGCGCACCCGGCGTCGATCGCCGCGAAGACGTACTTCGGCTGGAAGTGGATGTCCGCGATCACCGGGATCTGCGACTTCCTGGCGATGGTCGCGAGCGCGTCGGCGTCGTCCTGCGTCGGGCAGGCCACCCGCACGATCTGGCAGCCCGAGGCGGTGAGCTCGGCGATCTGCTGCAGGGTCGCGCCGACGTCCGACGTACGGGTCGTGGTCATCGACTGCACCGACACCGGTGCGTCCCCGCCGACCGCCACGGAACCGACCTGGATCTGACGGCTGACCCGTCGGTCGGCGAGCTTGGTCGGAACGGCCGGCATTCCGAGAGAAATCGCAGTCATGCGCTGAGCATCCCCAAGGTGTGGATCAGTTGGATCGAGGTCCCGAGACGGACGGACTCCGGGCTTCGAGGTTACGTCACCCTACGAAAACCGGGCGCACCCCATGGGCCGCTCCGCCGGATGGCGGCGGCCCGGCCACCACGCGTGTGACCGGGCGCCACCTGTGTGGCGTACGGGGCTCAGGTGATCTTCACGGGGTTCACGATGTCGGCGACCAGCACCAGCAGGGTGAAGCAGATGAAGATACCGGCGACGACGTAGGCGACCGGCATCAGCTTGGCCACGTCGAAGGGGCCGGGGTCGGGCCGTCTGAAGACCCGGGCCACGTTGCGCCGCAGTGCCTCCCAGAGCGCTCCGGCGATGTGCCCGCCGTCCAGCGGGAGCAGCGGGAGCATGTTGAACAGGAAGAGCGAGAGGTTGAAGCCGGCCAGCAGGAACAGCATCATCGCGATCTGGTTCTGTGCCGGGACGTCGAGGTTCATCACCTCGCCGCCGATCCTGGCCGCGCCGACCACGCCGACCGGTGAGTCGTCGGCTCGCTCGCCGTCCCCGAAGGCGGCGCTCCACAGGTCGGGGATCTTGGACGGCAGGGCGATGATCGAGTCGACACCGTCCTCGATCATGTCTCCCATGCGGACGACCGAGTCGCCGAAGGAGAGTGGGATGATCTCGGTCTTCGCGGCGAAGCCGAGGTAGCCGGCGACGACGTACTCGTCGGGGATCACCTCGCCGTCGGCGTCCTTCTTGGCCACGGCGTTCTTCTTGAGCACCGCGTCCAGGGTGACTTCCCGGCCGTCGCGCAGGACGGTGAGCGTCGCGGGGCCGGTGGTCTGCCGGATCCGGTCGGAGAGCGTGGCCCAGTCGTCGATCCTCCGGCCGTCGAAGGCGACGATCTCGTCCCCCTCCCGGAGGCCGGCGGCCTTGGCGGGCGAGACGGGGTCGGAGGACTCGCAGCTGTCGCGGTTCTCGCTCTGGGCGATCACGCACTGCTGGACGCCGGCGACCTCGGTGGTCTGGGTCTGGAAGCCGAAGCTCATGGCCACACCGAGGAAGATCGCCACGGCGAGGACCAGGTTCATGAACGGCCCGGCGAACATCACGATGACGCGCTTCCAGGGCTTGCGCGTGTAGAACAGGCGGGTCTCGTCGCCCGGCCGGAGCTCTTCGAACGCGGCGGATCTGGCGTCCTCGATCATGCCCCGCCAGGGGGAGGTGGAGCGTGCCTCCAGGCGGCCGTCGGGTCCGGGCGGGAACATGCCGATCATCCGGATGTAGCCGCCGGCCGGGATGGCCTTGATGCCGTACTCCGTGTCGCCCTTACGGCGTGACCAGATCGTCGGCCCGAAGCCGACCATGTACTGCGGCACCCGGATGCCGAACAGCTTGGCGGTCGACAGGTGCCCCAGCTCGTGCCAGGCGATCGAGAACAGCAGCCCGAAGGCGAAGATGACGATCCCCAGGACCGTCATCAGGATGGACGTCGTACTCATGCATGCGCCTCCGCTGTCGCTGCCGCCGAGAGCTCCCGGGCCCGGGTGCGTGCCCAGGTCTCCGCTTCCAGGACGTCCGCGACCGTCAGCGGAGTTCCCGTGGCGGGGGTGCCGTGTTCGGCCACCACCGCGGTGACCGTGTCCATGATGCCGTTGAAGGGCAGCCGTCCCGCGAGGAAGGCGTCCACGCACTCCTCGTTGGCGGCGTTGAAGACCGCCGGGGCGGTGCCGCCCAGGGCGCCGACGTGCCGTGCCAGGCCGACGGACGGGAACGCCTCGGTGTCCAGGGGGAA
This DNA window, taken from Streptomyces nitrosporeus, encodes the following:
- a CDS encoding YlxR family protein encodes the protein MSGRTHARACPERTCVGCRERAAKSELLRTVVDGGEVVPDPRGTLPGRGAYVHPASVCLDLAVRRRAFPRAFKAKGPFDPAALRRFVERVTPQEK
- the nusA gene encoding transcription termination factor NusA, with the translated sequence MDIDVKLLKGLAQDKEIPFEVLVGAIESALLIAYHRTEGSHRRARVELDANGHVTVWAKEDPADLEEGQEPKEFDDTPSGFGRIAATTAKQVILQRLRDAEDDRTFGEYAGHEGDVVTGVVQQGKDPKNVLVDIGKLEAILPVQEQVPGEEYTHGLRLRTYVVRVAKGVRGPSVTLSRTHPNLVKKLFALEVPEIADGSVVIEAIAREAGHRTKIAVRSTRTGLNPKGACIGPMGSRVRNVMAELHGEKIDIVDWSDDPAEMVANALSPARVSKVEVVDLGARSARVTVPDYQLSLAIGKEGQNARLAARLTGWRIDIRPDTETDAERETADRERAERARDRS
- the rimP gene encoding ribosome maturation factor RimP, coding for MSTTQSERLRGLLEPLVSAKELDLEEIEVSRAGRRRVLRIVVDSEDGVELDTCAELSRVISQTLDDTDAMGEDEYVLEVSSPGADRPLTEHRHYVRATGRLARLGLADGGELVARILGVDDEGLDLEVPGVKGRKPTARRIAFGEIAKARVEIEFNRKDKKEEEA
- a CDS encoding DUF4439 domain-containing protein, whose amino-acid sequence is MNGTTGTRGGSSRKEDSAALEAAQAALAAEHASVYGYGALGGRLEGRRRADATAAHDAHRARRDALVRTVRDLGGTPVAAHAAYALPLTVADPSSATRLAAVIEDRVAGAYSDLVRAAEGPLRREAAAALREAAVRAARWRGAGVAFPGLAEKAAAGPADTTAEAGATGAPH
- a CDS encoding aminoglycoside phosphotransferase family protein, which produces MGFEPPERLVRALGETYGEAAGGWLGRLPALADEALSVPGHEVLPERVVAPGGRSSLVLLVHRPDGTPAALKIAPPAAGPALERAALAHWNGWGAVELLLPGDRAALPGDALLLERLGHEVSLRSLPEAKALLEAAGTVRRLWVGPPPGHPFETVVERTGRQAEPMRAAAARDEALAPLVTAALAAREELVAQETESFLLHGNFRQSKVLSGGRAPWLAVGPEPLTGERAYDLARLVRDRVEDLIASPGGAVTARRRIRKLADSLEVDQARLHGWTLFRAVESGTRALTAGRRREGELTLEFAGWL
- a CDS encoding proline--tRNA ligase, which produces MAQVQRMSRLMIKTLRDDPADAETLNHKLLVRAGYVRRTAAGIWTWLPLGKKVLENVTRVVREEMDAIGGQEVLLPALLPKEPYEASGRYDEYGDLLFRLQDRKGADYLLGPTHEEIFTQVVKDMCSSYKDLPVILYQIQTKYRDEARPRAGVLRGREFQMKDSYSFDTTDEGLAEAYQLHRAAYIRIFERLGLDHRVVSAVSGAMGGSASEEFLAPAPAGEDTFVDCPNCDYAANTEAVTFVATAADASAVPAVEELDTPDTPTIETLADFLGVPASATLKNLLVKVDGEIVAVGVPGDREVDLGKLGEHLAPAEVELVTAEDFVGRPDLVRGYVGPQGLEKVRYIADPRVAAGTSWITGANKEGVHARNVVAGRDFEVDQYLDVVVVEADDPCPKCGTGLRVDRAIEIGHIFQLGRKYADIFSLDVLGQQGKPVRVTMGSYGIGVSRAVAALAEQTADDKGLCWPREIAPADVHVVAAGKALQTELALDVAAKLGDAGVRVMVDDRAGVSPGVKFTDAELIGVPKILVAGRRSAEGVVELKDRRTGEREEITVDEAVARLTADLA
- a CDS encoding GNAT family N-acetyltransferase — translated: MAAATPDSSPWGPGAPSAAVGPVDLADRVDEALAVQALAFGLTREEIDVRRHIVLRHLEDPGARALGATTPDGRLVGFVYGLPNSRTHWWSTVVEPYLRATGSESWLDGSFVITELHVHPAFQQRGIGRALITALTDTVALPRSILSAIDTDSPARGLYRALGYQDLARPVHFPGAPKPYAVMGAPLPLRRG
- a CDS encoding DUF4081 domain-containing GNAT family N-acetyltransferase, producing the protein MLTQTTTRVLDPGELPAALAILESAPVENAFVTSRVQVAGLDPWRLGGEMWGWYTDGRLRSLCYSGANLVPICATPEAVRAFADRARRAGRRCSSIVGPAGPTGQLWRLLEPSWGPAREVRPHQPLMVADSPSAGVEADPLVRRVRKEEMEILLPACVSMFTEEVGISPLAGDGGLLYQARVAELITTGRSFARIEDGKVVFKAEIGAATPLACQIQGVWVAPEHRGRGLSETGMAAVLRHALADVAPVVSLYVNDFNTAARRSYSRVGFRETGAFMSVLF
- the ispG gene encoding flavodoxin-dependent (E)-4-hydroxy-3-methylbut-2-enyl-diphosphate synthase, translated to MTAISLGMPAVPTKLADRRVSRQIQVGSVAVGGDAPVSVQSMTTTRTSDVGATLQQIAELTASGCQIVRVACPTQDDADALATIARKSQIPVIADIHFQPKYVFAAIDAGCAAVRVNPGNIKQFDDKVKEIAKAAGDAGTPIRIGVNAGSLDARLLRKYGKATPEALVESALWEASLFEEHGFRDIKISVKHNDPVVMVNAYRQLAAQCDYPLHLGVTEAGPAFQGTIKSAVAFGALLSEGIGDTIRVSLSAPPAEEVKVGLQILESLNLKQRRLEIVSCPSCGRAQVDVYKLADQVSAGLEGMEVPLRVAVMGCVVNGPGEAREADLGVASGNGKGQIFVKGEVIKTVPESKIVETLIEEAMKIAEQMEKDGVPSGEPEIAVAG
- a CDS encoding M50 family metallopeptidase, translating into MSTTSILMTVLGIVIFAFGLLFSIAWHELGHLSTAKLFGIRVPQYMVGFGPTIWSRRKGDTEYGIKAIPAGGYIRMIGMFPPGPDGRLEARSTSPWRGMIEDARSAAFEELRPGDETRLFYTRKPWKRVIVMFAGPFMNLVLAVAIFLGVAMSFGFQTQTTEVAGVQQCVIAQSENRDSCESSDPVSPAKAAGLREGDEIVAFDGRRIDDWATLSDRIRQTTGPATLTVLRDGREVTLDAVLKKNAVAKKDADGEVIPDEYVVAGYLGFAAKTEIIPLSFGDSVVRMGDMIEDGVDSIIALPSKIPDLWSAAFGDGERADDSPVGVVGAARIGGEVMNLDVPAQNQIAMMLFLLAGFNLSLFLFNMLPLLPLDGGHIAGALWEALRRNVARVFRRPDPGPFDVAKLMPVAYVVAGIFICFTLLVLVADIVNPVKIT